DNA sequence from the Malus sylvestris chromosome 10, drMalSylv7.2, whole genome shotgun sequence genome:
ACACAAATTAAATTACTAGGAGTCTACAGTCTTCcttatatacatataaatatagaaaagaaaaataatatctACGTTTGTAGTAATGCAGTTACAACTTACAACATTAATAAACTACTACAATCACTAGAAAGTCAAAATAAATCGAGAAAACAAAACCATCACAGACAACcataatcatatatatacaaaatttgaaggaaaaaaatacaTTGGTTTTTAATATGAAGCCAACAACACAAAAGAATAGAAGAAAGAGCACACCTTTTCAGTAGGAATATAGCATTGACCATCTGGCTTAGCAGTTTTAGTGGCAAGGCGAGCCATAAGCATATTTATGGCTATGCCAGCACTTGCAGAGCATCCAGTTGTCTCAAAGATCTCTTTTCTTACAATTGAAGCTAACACCTCAGGCTCTACCCCTTCCACATCTGTGACATCTAAATATGCTTCATCGCAGCTTACTGcctaaattcaaaaacttcaatgTTAACACATTAACACAAAGGCAACTAAAAACTTAATGTACTTTAAGAATTAACTTCCACAAGCAAACATACCTGTACTTTATTGCAGTGCTTATGCAAGATGTCATAGAACTGATCAGCTACCTACAAAGCAGATCATATAGCTTATAGAATTCCAGTCAACAAGGTAAAATACAGTAAACAAATGACAGAATGAGTGCTGTCTCTGTAAAAACGTATCTGAGACAAAACAATGAGAATCTTCCAGAAACATACCTCCTCATAAGCTTCAAAATCATATGGAATAATGACAAGGTTTGGACAAATAGCCTTGGCATCTCTAACAAACATCCCAGCCTTCACTCCTGCAAGTTAGAAATAAAACTATTAAATACAAAATATAACCTCCcaagacaaaataaaattaaaaaagtaaaaacctGCTATAAACACGTCACCAAAACCAACCATAATTTCGAGCAGGGTAGTTTGCAGATGAAATTTCAGCAGTTCCCTTTGGATTATCAGAATGGCATACAGCTACAGGCCTATCCTTAAACTCAGGACGTTTCCTGATGACCACTGACACGAAAAAACAGTCCTACAACAGCATATTGTTCATCTCAGTTACATTCTCAGTTGTACACAAAACTTCATCTCTTCCAAGATATTCATATTGCTTATTATATATAAGACCAATCAACTTTACACCTCTAACTTATCCATCAATAACATCCCTAGGGATTAAATGAAATTATAGGAATCATGTATTTTCAAACTTGGCCCTTAAGATAGAGGTTAAAACTTAGAAAGGGTTTGGAAAAAAATGACTTTGGTGTTGGAGATGAGAATTTAAAGTACAAGATTTAAGAATGACAGTCGTCTTGGTAATAATGGTATCTGCAGCCATTAGTGGAGAAGATGACAGTGATGAGTTGTCAACAGATAGCATGGCCaatgaaaatcaaaatttataacACGCAAAGGATGCCCATCTGGTTGGCTGATAACACAGGGAGACCAGTAATTACCAGACTAGTATAAGGACATAATAATCAAAATTCAGGTTTAACAGCCTTGGATTTAGAAGGTACCATGTCAATATGTATAATGGCAGCCTTCTGAAAACTCGTCGAAGCACTAAGATTAGGCTCTGTGTTCTTAAACCCTTTAAAGGAACTTGGAAAACGTTTACGATACCGATTTCTCCATGTTCCTATGAAGTGCAGCCTTGAGCTCTGCAGTAACCAAAGACAacatgaaaataaaacaaaaatgcaaGTAAGTTTAACTAGTATGCTATACAACATCCATTAGAACCACATAACAGATATAACTCAACATCAGAAAGTTCTGTAACTGTACAAGCAAATATACAAGTCTTATCTCAACCACAAAGCCCAAACTGCCCACCATATACAAATTCCATGGGTCCCTCCAAAAGATACCTTGTGAAGTTTCAATTGGCAACTGTCAGGATAATTGGTTTTGAAAATGGCATAAGATCAATTACATTTGAATTTCTAGAAAATCAATGCAAGGAGCATGCCAACAAGAGTCATGGAGTATGCCAACAAGTATCAATAGAAAGTATATACCCTTCTCAACAAAGAAATcataagaaaaaacaaaaaagaggtGAAGGCATAAATAGCTTTTGATAACTAACGaaaccattttaatttttaagacgAATAGGAATTAAGAATCTTGATGGGACAAATCAAGATGAAAAAAAGTGGCACTAGTAGAGAAAGCACACAATTACTATCCAGTTCAGTACCTTAAAATAGTTTTCCACGAAATTGGAATCCCCAAGAGTTGAATGACTTCTACTAGACCCGACATTTGAAGAGCTTGGCAAGTGGTAGCTGCAATCGGAAGCTGATGTTTGGTGGGTACTACACTGAAGTTCATCTTTTACACTGTCATGCTCTTCTGAGTCCAAAGTAGTCATATCTGCAATTTGCACTTCACAATCTTTTTCACTACTTACATATGGCACCTGACCAGGTTCTCCATTGTTGTTCTCAAACATAATGTTATCAGATTCTCCACTAATTTTCCCTCTATGTTCTGTGGATCCGCCCACATCAGATCCGGTAGCAGCTTCCACTATGGCTCCCACCAGCGATGTAACCTCACTTTCATATGTTACTTGATTAGCAGCATCTCTCAATGGATCGCCAGAGTCTGGGATTACTTTTGGGGAAAAGAAGGCTGACAGCAATGGTTGGTTGCAAGCAATCTGTTCAAGTTGGTAAGGAACCCCTGgaatgagaaaatgaaaatcCCTCAcagttaaaattttaaactatcCATTCATGAAAATATATAGTTCTTCATGTCAcccattcaaaaacaaaaaataatgacTGCGAGTAGAGATCTCCAAGGCATGATCAATAACACTGAGGGTAAACATGCCAGAATCTCCAACACAAAACATTCCTTCAATCAAATACCCCTCCTTGTCCAATTTCACACTGCTACTTTTTGTTCCATTTAATATAATTATCCCATGTATCAAGATACAACCCAATTAGTCAGTACATGGTAGTAACGCTTAGCTGAGTCCTAAATttcatcaattaaaaaaaagaccaaattaaaactttaagaaaaataagacagaagaaaagaggaaaaaaaaacagaaaaaaggaGAAACAGGCCCATGAACTTACAACTCAAGAGTTTGTTAGCAGAAACTGAATCTAATATCCAGGAGGGTTTCACCACTGGGAGCCCTCCACTAAAAGACCTGTATTAGGATCAGGAACAGTACATGAAACTTATTGGAGAGtaattaaatatcgatattCACGATTTTATTGATGTGAAACTAATTAAAAACATACGAaccttaaattttttattttgctgtCAGGAAGATTACTGCAAATGATATGTGTGACACGATGTCTGGAAAAATAATTCTCATATTGTCCACCGAAGTGCAACATGTAGCCTCGCAGTTCCTGAAACAGATTATCATCAACTCAAAGAAAACCCGCATGTAGTAATGAAACAACTCCTCTCCCTATCGCTGCCACGAATCATTGAGGAAAACCAGTAGAAAAGGAACCTCAAATTATACATTCTCCACTACTAAGTCGCAACAAATGTTAATGCTATAAATGGAACGTAATGAACTTGGCGATTCAGTTttccttttccattttctttttatttcttgtacATCACATCCGTTCTCAACAGCCAACAGTGGCAAACAGAAAATCACAAGAAATCAACCAAACCTGATTGGGAGGAACCGTGTAGCCATCTACAAATATCGAAACCCCGCGAAAAATATCATTTCCGGTATTTGAACCACTGTGTGAAGAAGCTGAAGCTTCTGTACCGAACTGATTATGAAGTTTCCTGTTCTTCTCTACCATGTAACTGCACCCAATTTCACAAAGACCAATCAGaatataactccaaattactAAAAAGTAGACAGGTTCAAAAATTGaatgcaaaattaaacaaaactagGTTTTACTGAtctcatccaattccaatttTTCCAATTGCCCAAGCATTtcttaacaaaaattgaaaattgacgGCAATaaacgaaagaggaagaaagaagtACCTGCCAAAATCGGAGAAGGGAGCTTTTTTGAAGGAGGAgcgagaggaggagagagaattgGCGCCCCAAGAGGCGCCTAGGGTTTTCTGGTTGGCCGCCGTctgctgctgcttcttcttGGAGTTACTGTTCGAAGAGTTGGAATTGAAGCTCCGCTTGGAATTGGATCGCTGGCCGGACGAGCCGGCGGAGCGAGACGAATTCAAACTCATTTCTTCGGAGGAAAGAGTGTTGGAGAAGCTGTTGGTGGATTTTAGATTTTATCATTCAAATGAAGCGGCAAATGAGAAACTGTATTCATATGTTTGGTGGGAGTAGTCGGTAACCGGTTTTTTGGActtctttattgttttttttttttttttacttttttatttctcCCCATTTGTAATTGAAAAgtcttaaattcaattctcactaaaacaatttgaaccacattattatgattAGTCCATTTCGAGGCTTAGCCCACACTCTCACCCCCTTAAACCAACTCCAACCTTTGGAGTAAGTCCTAAATTTTCCTTTCTATTTCCCCAATTTCTCTCCAACTCTTGTTCTAAAATTGGGTTAAGTGTTAAAacctatataaaaaataaaaaaaactcaaattccCCCCAAGATTTAGCCCAAAAAACTTGGTGGAGCCCAGATGTGAGAGTGGATAAAGGGAACTGAAGTGGACTTGCCAGCCCAAACGTGCGCCACGGCCTACACGCTCTAGGTCGACCCAGAGTATATGGCTCACCCACGTGGGGCTGTCTGCCTTGATGTCTAATGGGTAACTGAGCCCAACGGCTCTTTTATGATCTGGCCGCCACAATTAGTTGAGCCGTTGGTTCATCCAATGGTCgacattcaaatttttttttttagttttatatttatatatttattgaattgaatccaacggttgagatcgaatataatcaaatctaacgataatggtccaaatttaaattcaacggctaaaataattaaaaaagttctttaactcaaaattcacccaaaaactctataaatacctctgtatttgttcaaacatccacattGTGATAGCCTGtccctaaaaattatggtttttataattttaatacatGAAGTTACAGAAATGCCCTGTGGGCAAAGCGTGATTTTTGAGGATGTATGTGATTCTCATATATTTCGTCATGTTTCTtgacatatttggatagagATCGATCTTACAGACGCGTAGGCACAGGTAGAAGTGATtttggagttacggttaaagttTTATTGAGTTACAAACCCAAAGGTATTTGGAATGAAAtactattttaattattttacactatgttttttattattattaaatgatttatatgccatgggtgtgtgtgtgtgtatgtgtatggtAGGGGgagaggaaaaacaaaaaaagaaaggaaacaaggTAAAAAAAATAGAGGAGGGGGCTGCTGCCCAATcggaagaaaggaagagaggaGACTGACCAaccagagagaag
Encoded proteins:
- the LOC126585764 gene encoding DNA repair protein REV1 isoform X10, whose product is MSLNSSRSAGSSGQRSNSKRSFNSNSSNSNSKKKQQQTAANQKTLGASWGANSLSSSRSSFKKAPFSDFGSYMVEKNRKLHNQFGTEASASSHSGSNTGNDIFRGVSIFVDGYTVPPNQELRGYMLHFGGQYENYFSRHRVTHIICSNLPDSKIKNLRSFSGGLPVVKPSWILDSVSANKLLSWVPYQLEQIACNQPLLSAFFSPKVIPDSGDPLRDAANQVTYESEVTSLVGAIVEAATGSDVGGSTEHRGKISGESDNIMFENNNGEPGQVPYVSSEKDCEVQIADMTTLDSEEHDSVKDELQCSTHQTSASDCSYHLPSSSNVGSSRSHSTLGDSNFVENYFKSSRLHFIGTWRNRYRKRFPSSFKGFKNTEPNLSASTSFQKAAIIHIDMDCFFVSVVIRKRPEFKDRPVAVCHSDNPKGTAEISSANYPARNYGVKAGMFVRDAKAICPNLVIIPYDFEAYEEVADQFYDILHKHCNKVQAVSCDEAYLDVTDVEGVEPEVLASIVRKEIFETTGCSASAGIAINMLMARLATKTAKPDGQCYIPTEKVDDYLHQLPIKELPGIGHTLEQKLKKQNVQTCGQLRMISKDSLQKNFGMKTGEMLWNHSRGIDNRLVGVIQDSKSIGAEVNWGVRFKDLKDSQHFLSSLCKEVSLRLQGCGVLGRTFTLKIKKRSKDAGEPVKYMGCGECENLSHSVTVPAATDDVEVLQRIAKKLFGSFSIDVKEIRGIGLQVSKLESTDTSKQGAGFGIKSLKSWLTSASRSTEKKSNFHSISRVKVNIAFTADYLTDCEDRRSGGTSGPVGNDSHGIQTPVLNSLTSGEPSLDQVSEPPPLCHLDLGVIESLPPELFTELNGIYGGKLVDYVAKNKRENSSATVPHEQVHGARIGVERPLLNDVVPKNETSVEIREK
- the LOC126585764 gene encoding DNA repair protein REV1 isoform X9, producing MSLNSSRSAGSSGQRSNSKRSFNSNSSNSNSKKKQQQTAANQKTLGASWGANSLSSSRSSFKKAPFSDFGSYMVEKNRKLHNQFGTEASASSHSGSNTGNDIFRGVSIFVDGYTVPPNQELRGYMLHFGGQYENYFSRHRVTHIICSNLPDSKIKNLRSFSGGLPVVKPSWILDSVSANKLLSWVPYQLEQIACNQPLLSAFFSPKVIPDSGDPLRDAANQVTYESEVTSLVGAIVEAATGSDVGGSTEHRGKISGESDNIMFENNNGEPGQVPYVSSEKDCEVQIADMTTLDSEEHDSVKDELQCSTHQTSASDCSYHLPSSSNVGSSRSHSTLGDSNFVENYFKSSRLHFIGTWRNRYRKRFPSSFKGFKNTEPNLSASTSFQKAAIIHIDMDCFFVSVVIRKRPEFKDRPVAVCHSDNPKGTAEISSANYPARNYGVKAGMFVRDAKAICPNLVIIPYDFEAYEEVADQFYDILHKHCNKVQAVSCDEAYLDVTDVEGVEPEVLASIVRKEIFETTGCSASAGIAINMLMARLATKTAKPDGQCYIPTEKVDDYLHQLPIKELPGIGHTLEQKLKKQNVQTCGQLRMISKDSLQKNFGMKTGEMLWNHSRGIDNRLVGVIQDSKSIGAEVNWGVRFKDLKDSQHFLSSLCKEVSLRLQGCGVLGRTFTLKIKKRSKDAGEPVKYMGCGECENLSHSVTVPAATDDVEVLQRIAKKLFGSFSIDVKEIRGIGLQVSKLESTDTSKQGAGFGIKSLKSWLTSASRSTEKKSNFHSISRVKVNIAFTADYLTDCEDRRSGGTSGPVGNDSHGIQTPVLNSLTSGEPSLDQVSEPPPLCHLDLGVIESLPPELFTELNGIYGGKLVDYVAKNKRENSSATVPHEQVHGARIGVERPLLNDVVPKNETSVEIRLPAHRKNDVSSSASLGPPAEKPLELLGPSNKDHSGPSDPALNHKLWIGSPPGWVDEFKYSKCMVLNVFAELYYKSGSSQNLSTILRNTILESQHPPDPSSDSWIEAVYSFSELLREYINLKIDSDIEEIYVCFRLLRRFTMKSKLFLQVYNNVFPYLQTSVAESYGGNLHI